From Pirellulales bacterium, a single genomic window includes:
- a CDS encoding PEP-CTERM sorting domain-containing protein → MAVILAMATSAQAIQLVVMAVNNAPGVAGAKAFTIGVQVTAADVAANPDSTLFVQNMSFVGNTLGAIQAAGAANVPDIQTAWNTLDLNSPNSIGNGGSGGPSFPPGSVATTNEVYKDSWWYSSGTGSLQGINGVTADQSADTFGTVTTANTPSGVYAQGPGAAVGATGYLFQPEATGITGGGAAVAGVNATMGYTGLFGPLGANVLDQAPLAGQFVGGVLTVPLAQIITKGNITLPDTYLAGIGNFLAVGGTAYNFAGQPAAGNDGFSTLNFTAGTLTFTRVPEPGTFVLAGMGALGMLLAWRRRK, encoded by the coding sequence ATGGCCGTCATCCTTGCGATGGCCACTTCTGCCCAGGCCATACAATTGGTTGTTATGGCCGTCAACAACGCTCCGGGCGTCGCCGGCGCCAAGGCATTTACGATCGGCGTGCAGGTGACTGCCGCTGACGTTGCCGCCAATCCGGATTCTACTTTGTTCGTGCAGAACATGTCATTCGTTGGCAATACCCTCGGCGCGATTCAGGCTGCTGGCGCGGCAAATGTGCCGGACATTCAAACGGCCTGGAACACGTTGGACCTCAACAGCCCGAACAGCATCGGAAATGGTGGGTCAGGTGGACCTAGCTTCCCGCCAGGCAGCGTTGCTACCACAAACGAGGTGTACAAGGACAGCTGGTGGTACTCTAGTGGTACAGGATCGCTGCAAGGTATCAACGGGGTTACCGCAGATCAAAGTGCCGACACGTTCGGTACGGTGACCACGGCGAATACTCCATCGGGGGTTTATGCCCAAGGGCCAGGAGCCGCCGTCGGGGCAACCGGCTACCTATTCCAGCCCGAAGCTACAGGCATCACCGGAGGCGGTGCCGCCGTTGCAGGCGTAAACGCAACCATGGGATACACTGGCCTGTTTGGCCCGTTGGGCGCAAATGTGCTGGACCAGGCACCCTTGGCTGGCCAGTTTGTCGGTGGTGTTTTGACCGTCCCTTTGGCCCAGATCATTACCAAGGGCAACATTACGCTGCCGGACACCTACCTTGCTGGAATTGGTAACTTCCTCGCCGTTGGTGGGACCGCGTACAACTTTGCTGGACAGCCAGCCGCCGGCAATGACGGGTTCTCGACCCTCAACTTTACCGCTGGCACGCTGACTTTCACGCGTGTTCCCGAGCCAGGAACTTTCGTGCTGGCGGGCATGGGCGCCCTCGGCATGCTGTTGGCTTGGAGACGGCGTAAGTAA
- a CDS encoding dockerin type I domain-containing protein encodes NGNPTWLQLYNGVAQNDVGVPNWGPYAGNTSSLVTSSAGTISTTTGFLSNVNFGADPPDQTDFNSQFHPTVTFAQSGNYLPESDNGGSQGGPYGNPTPAQTALTLVGASGNSNFPAGNPLAAPLSAVPGGGPADAGGGPNGTGTAGRIALTNTAGYASSGNTAVPVSQVHITDPSVNPAGTVPGFDTSKLTFTGVLAAAYNYIPDASASATINALGGGYPVNNAFTQSSFYSLVLLATGGQTGIDGINNNYSGAQAQGWITRAGTNTSPLPGYILHIPYQADIPFGGGAAPAGSLTSLGYGSNIGTAIYFDLRFQATFTALSTNVIEGDANSDGVVNGLDVNQVAGHWLATDPNRMGAGDVNGDGVVNGLDINQIASHWLQSNGGGSGSGSGTAVPEPGSVVLLGLGALGLALARRRMGTK; translated from the coding sequence AATGGCAACCCGACTTGGCTTCAGCTTTACAATGGCGTCGCTCAGAACGATGTCGGGGTTCCCAATTGGGGGCCGTATGCGGGTAATACTAGTTCCTTGGTCACAAGTTCTGCCGGCACCATTTCGACGACGACGGGCTTCCTTAGCAATGTGAATTTCGGTGCTGATCCTCCTGACCAGACGGATTTTAACAGTCAGTTCCATCCGACCGTCACGTTCGCCCAAAGCGGAAATTATCTGCCCGAATCCGACAATGGTGGCTCTCAGGGAGGGCCATATGGCAATCCGACCCCGGCACAGACGGCGTTGACTCTTGTTGGCGCGTCTGGGAATAGTAATTTCCCCGCCGGCAACCCCTTGGCGGCGCCACTGAGTGCCGTCCCGGGTGGTGGACCTGCCGATGCCGGAGGGGGGCCGAATGGCACGGGAACTGCCGGACGCATCGCCCTGACGAATACGGCCGGTTACGCCAGCTCGGGCAATACCGCCGTGCCAGTCTCGCAGGTGCACATTACCGATCCCTCGGTCAATCCTGCCGGTACGGTGCCGGGTTTTGACACGAGCAAGCTCACTTTTACGGGTGTGCTCGCGGCGGCATACAACTATATTCCGGACGCTTCGGCCTCGGCTACGATCAACGCTCTTGGCGGTGGGTATCCGGTTAACAACGCCTTTACGCAATCGAGCTTTTATAGTCTGGTCTTGCTAGCCACGGGGGGGCAGACCGGGATCGACGGTATCAACAACAACTACTCGGGCGCCCAGGCGCAGGGGTGGATTACGCGTGCCGGAACCAACACCAGTCCTCTACCGGGCTACATACTGCACATTCCCTATCAGGCTGATATTCCGTTCGGCGGCGGTGCCGCTCCCGCAGGCAGCCTGACCTCTTTGGGATATGGTTCCAACATCGGTACTGCCATCTACTTTGATCTCCGCTTCCAGGCCACGTTCACGGCCCTCTCGACGAACGTCATCGAGGGCGATGCGAACAGCGACGGCGTTGTAAACGGTTTGGACGTCAACCAAGTTGCCGGACATTGGCTGGCGACTGATCCGAACCGCATGGGTGCCGGCGACGTCAACGGCGACGGCGTGGTTAATGGTTTGGATATAAACCAGATCGCCTCGCATTGGCTCCAGAGCAATGGCGGTGGATCGGGCAGTGGTAGCGGTACGGCAGTGCCCGAGCCAGGATCCGTGGTCCTACTCGGACTGGGCGCTTTGGGGCTCGCCCTCGCGCGACGCCGCATGGGCACAAAGTAG